From a region of the Candidatus Binataceae bacterium genome:
- a CDS encoding class I SAM-dependent methyltransferase, translating into MGKKRRTRVDFFELFDRTANARLLDIPAGAGGESARLERMGFQVVSLDLFPPARSAAAARWVRADCNAPLPFCAGAFDAVLSREGIEHFEGQAGFVRECARVLRPGGRIVLTTPNVMHLSARVSAMLTGQRTMRRGLANEVETLRARSAGRYYHGHIFLIDYFRLRYLMRLAGFGALEFYTDRLSPSSIALAPMALPMYLASRAAVGAFARKARQHRRAVAPPELTDEILRQVFSPALLFGKRMIVTAVREADPERSASGAGDSPSLTG; encoded by the coding sequence GTGGGGAAAAAGCGCCGCACGCGAGTCGATTTCTTCGAGCTGTTCGATCGAACGGCGAACGCCCGCCTGCTCGACATCCCGGCCGGCGCGGGCGGCGAGTCGGCGCGGCTCGAGCGCATGGGCTTCCAGGTCGTCTCGCTTGATCTCTTCCCGCCGGCCCGGAGCGCGGCGGCCGCGCGATGGGTTCGCGCGGACTGCAACGCGCCGCTTCCGTTTTGCGCCGGCGCCTTCGACGCCGTGCTCTCGCGCGAAGGTATTGAACATTTTGAAGGCCAGGCCGGCTTTGTGCGGGAGTGCGCGCGCGTGCTCAGGCCCGGCGGCCGGATCGTGCTGACCACGCCCAACGTGATGCATCTGAGCGCGCGGGTGAGCGCGATGCTGACCGGGCAGCGGACGATGCGCCGCGGGCTCGCCAATGAAGTCGAGACCCTGCGCGCGCGCTCCGCCGGCCGCTACTATCACGGGCACATCTTCCTTATCGACTACTTCCGTTTGCGCTACCTGATGCGGCTTGCCGGGTTCGGCGCGCTCGAATTTTACACCGATCGCCTGAGCCCCTCCTCGATCGCGCTCGCGCCAATGGCGCTGCCGATGTATCTGGCCTCGCGCGCCGCGGTCGGCGCGTTCGCGCGCAAGGCGCGCCAGCATCGCCGCGCCGTGGCGCCGCCGGAGCTGACCGACGAAATCCTGCGCCAGGTTTTCTCGCCCGCGCTGCTCTTCGGCAAACGGATGATCGTCACTGCAGTTCGCGAGGCCGATCCGGAGCGGAGCGCCTCCGGTGCAGGCGATTCGCCGTCGTTAACAGGATAG
- a CDS encoding MFS transporter has translation MDDAQAQRQTMAAANGVNDAPRHPRAYLWQLLGLLIPATIFEGYDITIFHLCTPDIATTFHLGNQAIGVIASIVRLGTVMSFLVISCGDRVGRKPVISVTVLGYGLFTLFTGLSRGLFTFTLFQSCSQVFLASEFGMAIIIISEEFPDDLRGRAIAGFHMAAFVGVAIAGQLYGYVAESAWGWRGMYLLGIAPLLLVAFLRRYVRETARFQAHRASLSVHPGWRETLRGHIKLFRGPYRGRLILVAMLANTVGFVGGPTITYFSLYAKRDHHWTSSQVGAAVIAAYLMATVGTMLCGYLLDLVGRRLTTSIFYLAAGISMVMLFQSSHHHMIMLGFMATMFAYQGSRAATAALSAELFPTAIRAAGYSSTIQTLGQLAWFISPVLVGTLSLFVGGLGNAASLCAIGPILGAVMILLYAPETRGKTLEEMAL, from the coding sequence ATGGATGACGCGCAGGCGCAGCGCCAGACCATGGCGGCGGCGAACGGAGTCAACGATGCCCCGCGCCATCCGCGCGCGTACCTGTGGCAGTTGCTCGGCCTGCTGATACCGGCGACCATTTTCGAAGGCTACGACATCACGATTTTCCATCTCTGCACGCCCGACATCGCCACGACCTTTCACCTTGGGAACCAGGCCATCGGCGTGATCGCCTCGATCGTGCGACTCGGCACGGTGATGTCGTTCCTGGTGATCTCGTGTGGAGACCGCGTCGGACGCAAGCCGGTCATTTCGGTGACGGTGCTGGGCTATGGCCTGTTCACCCTGTTCACCGGACTTTCGCGTGGGCTTTTCACCTTCACCCTGTTCCAGAGTTGCTCGCAGGTGTTCCTGGCCAGCGAGTTCGGCATGGCGATCATCATTATCAGCGAGGAGTTTCCGGACGACCTGCGTGGCCGAGCGATCGCCGGCTTTCACATGGCGGCATTCGTCGGCGTGGCCATCGCGGGCCAATTATACGGCTACGTGGCGGAGTCGGCGTGGGGCTGGCGCGGGATGTACCTGCTGGGCATCGCGCCGCTTCTGCTGGTGGCGTTTCTGCGCCGGTACGTGCGCGAGACCGCGCGCTTCCAGGCCCATCGCGCTTCGCTGTCGGTTCATCCGGGATGGCGCGAAACGCTGCGCGGTCATATCAAGCTTTTTCGCGGGCCCTATCGCGGACGCCTCATCCTGGTCGCGATGCTCGCCAACACCGTCGGCTTCGTCGGCGGTCCGACGATTACTTACTTCAGCCTCTACGCCAAGCGCGATCATCATTGGACCTCTTCGCAGGTGGGTGCGGCGGTGATCGCGGCCTACCTGATGGCGACGGTGGGGACGATGCTGTGCGGCTACCTGCTCGACCTGGTGGGGCGCCGGCTGACGACGAGCATCTTTTACCTGGCCGCCGGAATTTCCATGGTGATGCTGTTCCAGTCCTCGCATCACCACATGATCATGCTGGGGTTCATGGCTACGATGTTCGCCTACCAGGGCTCTCGCGCCGCGACCGCGGCGCTCTCGGCCGAATTGTTTCCCACCGCGATTCGCGCGGCCGGCTACAGCAGCACTATCCAGACGCTCGGCCAGCTCGCATGGTTCATCAGCCCGGTGCTCGTCGGGACCCTGTCGCTGTTCGTGGGCGGACTGGGCAACGCGGCGTCGCTCTGCGCGATCGGGCCGATCCTCGGCGCGGTGATGATTCTGCTCTATGCGCCGGAGACGCGCGGCAAGACGCTCGAGGAGATGGCGCTCTAG
- a CDS encoding ATP-binding cassette domain-containing protein, whose product MSASALTGASPAQRATQSSAEPAIEARSLGFSYGERQALAGVEFTIARGEIFGFLGPNGGGKSTLFRLLSTLVPVQSGSARILGYDLRGATQALRGGIGVVFQSPSLDGKLTVTENLIIHGNLYGMRGARLKERAQAMLARFDVSDRAGELAEALSGGLRRRVELAKALLHEPQLLLLDEPSTGLDPAARREFFNLLGRLRNSDGVTVVLTTHYMEEAERCDRIGILDQGRLVAIAPPGELKQRVGGDVMVINAAEPAALARKIADRFQLSAALVDGTLRIERPRGHEMVARLVDEFGGEIESVTFGRPTLEDVFVHLTGHRFVARTPEEEDRR is encoded by the coding sequence ATGAGCGCTTCAGCACTTACAGGCGCGTCGCCCGCCCAGCGCGCCACGCAGAGTTCCGCCGAGCCCGCGATCGAAGCGCGAAGCCTTGGCTTCAGCTACGGCGAGCGGCAGGCGCTCGCCGGGGTCGAATTCACGATCGCGCGCGGCGAAATCTTCGGCTTCCTTGGGCCCAACGGCGGCGGCAAGAGCACGCTTTTCCGGCTGCTCTCGACGCTGGTGCCGGTACAATCCGGCAGCGCGCGCATCCTGGGCTACGACCTGCGCGGCGCGACCCAGGCGCTTCGGGGCGGGATCGGCGTCGTTTTCCAGAGTCCGAGCCTCGACGGCAAGCTGACCGTGACCGAGAACCTTATCATCCACGGCAACCTGTACGGGATGCGCGGCGCGCGGCTCAAAGAGCGCGCGCAGGCGATGCTCGCGCGCTTCGACGTGAGCGATCGCGCAGGCGAACTGGCCGAAGCGCTCTCGGGCGGATTGCGCCGGCGGGTCGAGCTGGCCAAAGCGCTCCTGCACGAGCCGCAACTGCTGTTGCTCGACGAGCCGAGCACCGGCCTTGACCCCGCGGCGAGGCGGGAGTTCTTCAACCTGCTCGGGCGCCTGCGCAACAGCGACGGCGTGACGGTCGTGCTCACGACGCACTACATGGAAGAGGCCGAGCGCTGCGACCGTATCGGCATCCTCGACCAGGGCCGGCTGGTGGCGATCGCGCCGCCGGGCGAGCTCAAGCAGCGGGTCGGCGGCGACGTTATGGTGATAAACGCGGCGGAGCCCGCGGCGCTCGCGCGAAAGATCGCCGATCGATTTCAGCTGAGCGCGGCGCTGGTCGACGGCACGCTCAGGATCGAGCGTCCGCGCGGGCACGAGATGGTGGCGCGGCTGGTTGACGAATTCGGCGGCGAGATCGAATCGGTGACTTTCGGCCGGCCCACGCTGGAGGACGTTTTCGTGCATCTGACCGGCCATCGTTTCGTCGCCCGCACGCCCGAGGAGGAGGACCGCCGCTGA
- a CDS encoding NAD(P)-dependent alcohol dehydrogenase, whose amino-acid sequence MKAAVLHEYDEALKRPDFVRYGEVPEPKIEKPTDVIVRIGGAGVCRTDLHVIEGLWRSMIPVKLPYIMGHENAGWIEEVGSAVEMVKRGDPVICHPLSSTGETLAARRGNDMHGGGAFPGLDSNGGYAELLRTSMRALIKLPQTLAPKDVAPHADAGITAYHAAKKASRNLLPGDWAVIIGAGGLGHIGIQVLRALSPAVIVVVDRSDLALGLARECGADHVVKSDGNEVEAVQQLTGGGGAQAVIDFVGEGDAVAKGLKMTANAGYYYVVGYGGKIEIPTMEMVATEKTIVGNLVGTYPDLVELMALADRGKVTLATREYRLSDANTALHDLVAGKVKGRAVLIP is encoded by the coding sequence ATGAAAGCTGCGGTTTTGCACGAGTACGATGAAGCTCTGAAGCGGCCCGACTTCGTGCGCTACGGGGAAGTGCCGGAGCCGAAGATCGAAAAGCCCACCGACGTGATCGTGCGGATCGGCGGTGCGGGCGTGTGCCGCACCGACCTCCACGTGATCGAGGGACTGTGGCGCAGCATGATTCCCGTCAAGCTCCCTTACATCATGGGGCACGAGAACGCGGGCTGGATCGAGGAGGTCGGCAGCGCGGTCGAGATGGTCAAGCGCGGCGACCCGGTCATCTGCCATCCGCTTTCCAGCACGGGCGAGACGCTCGCCGCGCGCCGCGGCAACGACATGCATGGCGGCGGAGCGTTCCCGGGCCTGGACTCCAACGGCGGCTACGCCGAATTGCTCAGGACCAGCATGCGCGCGTTGATCAAGCTGCCGCAGACGCTTGCGCCCAAGGACGTCGCCCCGCACGCTGACGCCGGCATCACTGCTTATCACGCGGCCAAAAAAGCCTCGCGCAACCTGCTGCCGGGCGATTGGGCGGTGATAATCGGCGCGGGCGGCCTCGGCCATATCGGCATTCAGGTCCTGCGCGCGCTCAGCCCGGCGGTGATCGTCGTGGTCGACCGCTCGGACCTCGCACTTGGACTGGCCCGCGAATGCGGCGCCGATCATGTTGTCAAATCCGACGGCAACGAGGTCGAAGCGGTCCAGCAACTGACCGGCGGCGGCGGAGCGCAGGCGGTGATCGATTTCGTGGGCGAAGGCGATGCGGTCGCCAAGGGGCTGAAGATGACCGCCAACGCGGGCTACTACTACGTCGTCGGCTACGGCGGCAAGATCGAGATTCCCACGATGGAGATGGTCGCGACCGAAAAGACCATCGTGGGCAACCTGGTCGGCACCTATCCCGACCTGGTCGAACTGATGGCGCTTGCCGACCGCGGTAAGGTGACGCTCGCTACGCGGGAGTATCGTCTGAGCGACGCGAATACGGCCCTGCACGATCTGGTGGCCGGGAAGG
- a CDS encoding ABC transporter permease, which translates to MGRIVLQVGTLWWREIVRFRRQRSVIIGSFVQPLIFWVLIGWGFRASFKPSGMPSGTDYVQYFYPGVIMLVLLFTAIFATIATVDDRRQGFLQGVLVAPIARDTVVAGQALGGTTLALFQGCVFLALAPLAGIHLGAAAVAASITVMTIIAFAFNCVGLLIAWRIESTRGFHLIMNSILVPIWFLSGAFFPAAGAPVWLRWIMRLNPLTYGMAALRRALYLGAPQTLSALPGAGLSIAVSVAFAAAAMWLAARVAQRSQVAAV; encoded by the coding sequence ATGGGCCGGATCGTACTGCAGGTGGGGACGCTCTGGTGGCGCGAGATAGTGCGCTTTCGCCGCCAGCGTAGCGTGATTATCGGATCCTTCGTCCAGCCGCTGATTTTCTGGGTGCTGATCGGATGGGGGTTTCGAGCCTCGTTCAAACCGAGCGGTATGCCGTCAGGAACCGATTACGTCCAGTACTTCTATCCCGGCGTGATCATGCTGGTGCTGCTGTTCACCGCGATTTTCGCCACCATCGCGACCGTCGACGACCGCCGCCAGGGATTCCTGCAGGGCGTTCTGGTGGCGCCGATCGCGCGCGACACTGTGGTCGCGGGTCAGGCGCTCGGCGGGACCACGCTCGCGCTGTTCCAGGGATGCGTGTTTCTCGCGCTGGCGCCGCTCGCCGGAATTCATCTGGGCGCCGCGGCCGTCGCCGCCTCGATTACGGTGATGACCATCATTGCGTTCGCGTTCAACTGCGTCGGTCTTCTGATCGCGTGGCGCATCGAATCGACGCGCGGCTTTCATCTGATCATGAACTCGATCCTGGTGCCGATCTGGTTCCTCTCCGGCGCCTTCTTTCCCGCCGCGGGCGCACCCGTGTGGCTGCGCTGGATCATGCGGCTGAATCCGCTGACCTACGGGATGGCGGCGCTGAGGCGCGCGCTCTACCTGGGCGCGCCGCAGACCCTGAGTGCGCTGCCGGGCGCAGGATTGTCGATCGCTGTTAGTGTGGCGTTTGCAGCGGCCGCGATGTGGCTTGCGGCGCGCGTCGCCCAGCGCAGCCAGGTCGCCGCCGTCTAA